From the genome of Brassica oleracea var. oleracea cultivar TO1000 chromosome C4, BOL, whole genome shotgun sequence:
NNNNNNNNNNNNNNNNNNNNNNNNNNNNNNNNNNNNNNNNNNNNNNNNNNNNNNNNNNNNNNNNNNNNNNNNNNNNNNNNNNNNNNNNNNNNNNNNNNNNNNNNNNNNNNNNNNNNNNNNNNNNNNNNNNNNNNNNNNNNNNNNNNNNNNNNNNNNNNNNNNNNNNNNNNNNNNNNNNNNNNNNNNNNNNNNNNNNNNNNNNNNNNNNNNNNNNNNNNNNNNNNNNNNNNNNNNNNNNNNNNNNNNNNNNNNNNNNNNNNNNNNNNNNNNNNNNNNNNNNNNNNNNNNNNNNNNNNNNNNNNNNNNNNNNNNNNNNNNNNNNNNNNNNNNNNNNNNNNNNNNNNNNNNNNNNNNNNNNNNNNNNNNNNNNNNNNNNNNNNNNNNNNNNNNNNNNNNNNNNNNNNNNNNNNNNNNNNNNNNNNNNNNNNNNNNNNNNNNNNNNNNNNNNNNNNNNNNNNNNNNNNNNNNNNNNNNNNNNNNNNNNNNNNNNNNNNNNNNNNNNNNNNNNNNNNNNNNNNNNNNNNNNNNNNNNNNNNNNNNNNNNNNNNNNNNNNNNNNNNNNNNNNNNNNNNNNNNNNNNNNNNNNNNNNNNNNNNNNNNNNNNNNNNNNNNNNNNNNNNNNNNNNNNNNNNNNNNNNNNNNNNNNNNNNNNNNNNNNNNNNNNNGTAGCCTTTTTCTTATCTTTGGATCTCTCATATGCAATAATAAACTCCAATGGCCTTTTTCTCATCTTAATAAACAAGAATGTTGGTAGCTTTATATTGATACAACATTTTAAGAAGCATTTTAACCCTTCTTCCAACTCATAACAATAGTCATCATTATTGTCTATAACAATAATACTTAAGAGATGGAAACAAACAATAGTAACTAGTCAAAGCATATCATATTTTATTATATATTAGCATTAAGGAAATACATTTACTACAAATTTTAAATGATGATCTAAATAAAAATATCACACCTGAATAAAGGTGAGTTTGTTAACCAATCCGGGTTTTTAGAATTCGATGTTATATTAAGAATGATATATTATTAATCTATATTATTAGTAATAAATAAATGATAACTGATTTCTAGTGAAGATTTATTTTTAAAAAAATCATAAATGAATCAAAGTTGTGAATTCTGTTTTAATATATAAGATGTTAATTTTTTTAAAAAATTTCAGTCGGCTATTCGATTTCCGGTTCGACCGGTCGAAATGAAATAACCATTGGGAATCGAACAACAAACGAGACGACATCGTTTAATGGTCTTGAATAGCGAATTCTTAGGGCTTCCGCGTCTCTCTTTCAAAATCACATCAGAGTTCTCTAAGACTCGGGTATCGTCATCGTCATCGTCTTCGCCCCCGCGAAGCTCAGTCGAAGATGTTAACGGCGGATATACCACCGAATCAGTCAATCTACATCAAAAACCTCAATGAAAGAATCAAGAAAGAAGGTATACTCTTTTCTTCTCTCTATCTGATTTCGTCAATCGATTTCGATACGCGTTGAGCAGCCCACCTTGATCTCCCATAAGATTCCGTAATCCACCTTGCGAGATTGTTTAGTGTTGTATCTTAGTTTGCCTTTAGCTGCTAGCTTCCTAGGGTTTTCAAGAATCGTATTGAATCTAGTGGCGAAGTTTATGAGAAAGATATGTTGTGTTTATATAGAAATAGAATTAGTGTTGTTGGCTGGAGGGGGCAGTATCAATCTCATGGTGTTTAGATCTAACGTGGTTTTTGTTTTGCCAGAATTGAAGAGATCTCTTTACTGTTTGTTCTCACAGTTTGGGAGGATACTTGATGTGGTTGCTTTGAAGACTCCTAAGCTCCGTGGCCAAGCTTGGGTTGCCTTTAGTGATGTCACTGCTGCTACTAATGCTGTTCGCCAGATGCAGAACTTCCCTTTCTATGATAAACCTATGGTCAGTTTCCTCTCATAGTTATCTTCTGTGTGTTTTATGGATTGATAAGACTGCTGAAGTATAGTTTTAATCTTTGATTCTGTTTCTTGCATGCATTGTACAACTAAATCTTTGCCTCTTTCGGGTGTATGGACTATTTATTTGCTTCCACTCATGTGTATGAAACTAATGTGTGGTCTTTTGAGTGCAGCGCATACAATTCGCAAAAGAAAAGTCAGATTGTATTGCTAGAGAGGAAGGAACTTTCGTTCCCAAAGATAAGAAGAGGAAGAAAGAAGAGAAAGGTAAACTGATCCCAGACTTATGCTTAGATTAAGATGATGGTTTAGTTTTGGTGTTTATTTTATTAATTAGGGTTTTTTCATAATTTACTGTATATGTTAGTATTTTGATTAAGTTTTATCAAGACCTATATACAAGGGTTTCTATTGATTGATAAGAAATCAACTTCCAAGAGTTAACCTTAATCTCCAAGATAGTTTGTGGTTAATAGGAAGCTTAGCTTTTCTTAATCAAAAGTGGATTCATATCAGTAACTTTGATTTTACTTTCTGCATTTTTTCTCTTGATTTGTTGGATACAATGGTAAACTTCTGTTGCATGATTACTTGCAGCTGAAAGAAAGCGTGAAGAAACCCAACGACCAAACACAGCTAATGGCCCAACTCCACAGAACGGAGCCCCTGCTGTAAGTGCCTTCTTCAGAACAATAATCATCTTTCTAAATATATTGTATTTGGAAAAATGATAATGATCTTTGTTGTATCTTTACATCTTAAAAAAGCCATCGTCGTTCAAGCCGAGCGGACAAGAAACGATGCCACCAAACAACATACTCTTCATTCAGAATCTTCCGCACGATACAACAACTGAAATGCTTGAGTTTCTCTTCCGTCAGTATCCGGGATTCAAAGAGATAAGAATGGTCGCCGCTAAACCAGGGATTGCGTTTGCGGAGTTCGAAGACGACGTTAAATCTTCCATGGCTATGCAAGGTCTTCAGGACTTCAAAATCACTCCCCAGTACCCAATGCTCATCTCTTTTGCCAAGAAATGAAGAGAAACTGCCTTTGTTTTGTTTGTCTTTTAAGATGATGACAGTGAGACTTGGTGTGTATAACCGACGGTTTAATGTTTCGGTTCGATTGACTCCGGTTTGGTTTAGTCACGCGGTTTCACATAATTTCGTAGTAGACGACTCAACAAAAAAGAATGTCATTTGCATTGGTCAACCATTTATATAAATATTAAATTATAAATGATATTTTAGACAAGGCAGAAAAAGACAAAATAGAACCTTGCTCGACACGCAATCGTCGTCTTCTTTATCCTCTTCTCGTAGATCATTTCTCTGAGGAAAGTTTCTTTTTTTAGCAAATACTTTTGTTCCTGTGAGCTTCAAAGTTGCCTCTTTTTGTTAAGACCATGTCGTCCACTTCTTTCACCGACCTCCTTGCTTCCTCCGGCGTTGACTGCTACGAACAAGACGAAGACTTTCTTGGTGGGTTTTACCCGGAGAGAACCGGGTCGGGTTTCCCCAAGTTCAAGACGGCTCAGCCTCCTCCTCTCCCGATTTCACAAGCTTCTCATGGTTTCTCCTTCTCCGACTTGCTTGACTCTCCTCTTCTTCTGAGCTCCTCTCATGTAAAGCTTCCAACTTTCTTTATCATCTCATCGCCTTTCAGGCTTTCATCAATCTATATCAATTTTTCATTTTAAAATCCATGACAATCGGAAAATTATGATTCACTTGTGATGTTCTGTTCTTTGACTTGTGTTAATAACTTGCAGAGTTTGATATCTCCGACGACAGGAGCGTTTCCATATCAATGCTTCAATGGAACAAACAATCACTCAGATTTTCCCTGGCAGCTACAAACGCAACCGCAACCGCAACCGCCAAACGCTTCTTCTGTATGTGTTTTCCTTTACCGTTTCTGAGACCATCTACACTTTCCTTATACTGAAACCAAAACTTGTTTCCTATACCCTTTCTTTATACAGGTTTTGCAAGAAACATATGCTGTTCAAGATCTCCAGAAGAAGCAGGAGGATCCGGTTCATCGTGAGTTTGGATCAGATGGCCAGGTTAAGGTACCATCATACATGGTGGTGAGTAGGAACTCTAATGATGGTTATGGTTGGAGAAAATACGGTCAGAAACAAGTGAAGAAGAGCGAGAACCCTAGGAGTTACTTCAAGTGTACGTATCCTAATTGTGTTTCCAAGAAGATTGTTGAGACTGCTTCTGATGGACAGATCACTGAGATCATCTACAAAGGAGGTCACAACCATCCTAAGCCTGAGTTCACCAAGAGACCATCAGGATCAAGAAGAATGTTTAATCCTTCTTCTGTTGTTAGTGAAACTCATGATCAGTCAGAGAACTCGTCGATTTCGTTCGAGTACAGTGATCTTGAGCAGAAGAGCTTTAAATCTGAATATGGTGAGGTAGAAGAAGAGGAGGAACAACTTGAGATTAAGAGACTGTAAGTAGTTTTTTTAGTTAGTGGAAGCAATAGGTTTTTAAGAAAGAATTTTTTTTTTGACATTTGAGTTTTTTTGGTTAACAGGAAAAGAGAAGGTGAAGATGAAGGAATGTCTGTAGAAGTAAGCAGAGGAGTGAAAGAACCAAGAGTTGTTGTTCAAACAATAAGTGAAATTGATGTTCTTCTAGATGGCTTTAGATGGAGGAAGTATGGTCAGAAAGTTGTTAAGGGAAATACTAACCCAAGGTTACAAATCTTTTAAATAGTTTCTTAATTTTTTTTAAAAGTTGTTTTCATGTTATTTTAATCGGCTTTGTTATATATGACAGGAGCTACTACAAGTGCACATACCAAGGTTGTGGAGTGAGGAAGCAAGTAGAAAGATCCGCGGAAGATGAGAGAGCAGTTCTCACTACCTACGAAGGAAGACACAATCACGACGTCCCAACCTCGCTGCGTCGGTCATGAAAACAATACATTCCTGGGACTTAAAGTCACTAGTAATAACATTTTAGGATTTGGTAATACACATACTATATGGCTATCTTTTGTGCTCATTACAGTTTGTTTATTTGTTTGTTTGTAACACAGTAAGTAAGCAGTACATTGTGTCGTACAGAGTGGTGGTTAGTATTTATTTTTATCT
Proteins encoded in this window:
- the LOC106336760 gene encoding U2 small nuclear ribonucleoprotein B'' isoform X1, with the translated sequence MLTADIPPNQSIYIKNLNERIKKEELKRSLYCLFSQFGRILDVVALKTPKLRGQAWVAFSDVTAATNAVRQMQNFPFYDKPMRIQFAKEKSDCIAREEGTFVPKDKKRKKEEKAERKREETQRPNTANGPTPQNGAPAPSSFKPSGQETMPPNNILFIQNLPHDTTTEMLEFLFRQYPGFKEIRMVAAKPGIAFAEFEDDVKSSMAMQGLQDFKITPQYPMLISFAKK
- the LOC106336760 gene encoding U2 small nuclear ribonucleoprotein B'' isoform X2, with the translated sequence MKESRKKFGRILDVVALKTPKLRGQAWVAFSDVTAATNAVRQMQNFPFYDKPMRIQFAKEKSDCIAREEGTFVPKDKKRKKEEKAERKREETQRPNTANGPTPQNGAPAPSSFKPSGQETMPPNNILFIQNLPHDTTTEMLEFLFRQYPGFKEIRMVAAKPGIAFAEFEDDVKSSMAMQGLQDFKITPQYPMLISFAKK
- the LOC106336759 gene encoding probable WRKY transcription factor 25 gives rise to the protein MSSTSFTDLLASSGVDCYEQDEDFLGGFYPERTGSGFPKFKTAQPPPLPISQASHGFSFSDLLDSPLLLSSSHSLISPTTGAFPYQCFNGTNNHSDFPWQLQTQPQPQPPNASSVLQETYAVQDLQKKQEDPVHREFGSDGQVKVPSYMVVSRNSNDGYGWRKYGQKQVKKSENPRSYFKCTYPNCVSKKIVETASDGQITEIIYKGGHNHPKPEFTKRPSGSRRMFNPSSVVSETHDQSENSSISFEYSDLEQKSFKSEYGEVEEEEEQLEIKRLKREGEDEGMSVEVSRGVKEPRVVVQTISEIDVLLDGFRWRKYGQKVVKGNTNPRSYYKCTYQGCGVRKQVERSAEDERAVLTTYEGRHNHDVPTSLRRS